A section of the Spirosoma pollinicola genome encodes:
- a CDS encoding LytTR family DNA-binding domain-containing protein has translation MRHSALGNQAGRITHLIGEGNYTRIYFTDAPTLLISRTLSYCTAQLPHFVRLHRMCAANPDYINEIRPIPNKRGEALIAGAWLPVSNRRLPDAIRQLKAIKSKAV, from the coding sequence ATGAGACACTCAGCGTTAGGTAATCAGGCGGGACGAATAACTCATCTTATCGGCGAAGGGAACTATACCCGGATCTATTTCACGGATGCCCCTACGCTATTGATCAGCCGAACCTTATCATATTGTACGGCACAACTTCCTCATTTTGTTCGTCTGCACAGAATGTGTGCAGCCAATCCCGATTACATCAACGAAATTCGTCCGATACCAAACAAGCGTGGTGAAGCTTTAATTGCGGGAGCCTGGCTACCCGTTAGTAACCGACGTCTACCGGACGCCATCCGACAATTGAAGGCCATAAAGAGCAAGGCTGTTTAA
- a CDS encoding transposase encodes MIWDGASIHRSEVVKTFLKERPGRIHLERLPAYSPELNPVELVWSQLKRSLKNQVFSSLKGLAVAVLEQVRLLEQDPKLVKAFFRKKEIGFITG; translated from the coding sequence GTGATTTGGGACGGCGCATCGATCCACCGCAGTGAGGTGGTAAAAACCTTTCTAAAAGAGCGGCCAGGTCGGATTCATTTGGAGCGTTTACCGGCCTACAGCCCTGAACTTAATCCAGTCGAGTTGGTCTGGAGTCAACTAAAACGAAGTTTAAAAAATCAAGTATTTAGCAGTTTAAAAGGACTCGCAGTAGCCGTTTTGGAACAGGTACGGCTTTTAGAGCAAGACCCAAAACTGGTTAAAGCCTTTTTCCGTAAAAAAGAGATAGGCTTTATTACAGGCTAA
- a CDS encoding helix-turn-helix domain-containing protein: MSRKEKHIDLNESEQITLREGAKYHPKPEFREKCRALLLNQAGVTIKQIATHLDVNHNTVGTWINTWETAGIVGLNRKLGQGRNP; encoded by the coding sequence ATGAGCCGCAAAGAAAAGCATATCGATCTAAACGAATCAGAACAAATAACTTTACGGGAAGGGGCAAAATATCATCCTAAACCTGAATTTAGAGAAAAATGTCGAGCTCTTTTGTTGAACCAAGCTGGTGTGACCATCAAACAAATTGCCACTCATCTAGATGTCAATCATAATACGGTCGGAACATGGATAAACACCTGGGAAACAGCAGGCATTGTTGGCCTAAATCGAAAACTAGGCCAAGGGCGTAACCCCTAG
- a CDS encoding gliding motility-associated C-terminal domain-containing protein: MVTGRNPVCDKTNGALTIVARSNSEPLAYSIDGIHFRSTPDFEELQAGDYLVQVRDVNNCLVTSKVTLVQLSSPVIQNVEVLATTCGQANGSLTITALGTTNPLLYSIDSLTFQENPAFTNLKASTYRIYIKDGNGCTVDRNAQVLASSAPRIDQLLSESAACGANTGRLTVVADGQGTLTYSLNGGVFQEQPLFYDLSKGEYEVEVRDGQQCLQRQAVTISEECESEVYVPDAFSPNYDGVNDTWEIKSRVLEDIIINIYNKWGEKIFYSKQGQRQYWDGTYKGDLVSPGVYTYQMEWHAQNGIRNIKKGILVLIR; encoded by the coding sequence ATGGTGACAGGCCGAAATCCAGTCTGTGACAAGACGAATGGAGCATTAACCATTGTAGCCAGATCGAATAGTGAACCGCTCGCTTATTCAATTGATGGAATACATTTTCGCTCAACTCCTGATTTTGAAGAGTTACAAGCTGGAGATTATTTAGTACAGGTTAGAGATGTTAATAACTGTCTGGTTACCAGCAAGGTAACATTGGTTCAATTGTCCTCTCCTGTCATTCAGAATGTGGAGGTTCTGGCCACTACCTGTGGCCAAGCCAATGGGAGTTTGACGATTACCGCATTAGGGACAACCAATCCCCTGTTATATAGCATCGATAGTTTGACTTTCCAAGAGAATCCTGCTTTCACTAATCTCAAGGCCTCTACTTACCGAATTTATATAAAAGATGGCAATGGTTGTACCGTCGACAGAAATGCTCAGGTTCTGGCAAGTTCTGCACCCCGAATTGACCAATTACTAAGTGAGTCGGCGGCCTGTGGAGCGAATACAGGTCGATTAACAGTTGTGGCTGATGGCCAAGGTACATTAACCTATTCGTTGAATGGAGGTGTATTCCAGGAGCAACCTTTATTCTACGATCTATCCAAAGGAGAGTACGAAGTTGAGGTCAGGGATGGGCAACAGTGTTTGCAGAGACAAGCGGTTACTATTTCTGAGGAATGCGAATCAGAGGTTTACGTTCCTGATGCTTTTAGCCCAAACTATGACGGAGTAAACGATACTTGGGAGATTAAAAGCAGGGTTTTAGAGGACATTATTATTAATATTTATAATAAGTGGGGTGAAAAAATATTTTATTCTAAACAAGGACAGCGCCAATATTGGGACGGCACTTACAAAGGCGATTTAGTGAGTCCTGGTGTTTATACTTATCAGATGGAGTGGCATGCTCAAAACGGCATAAGAAATATTAAGAAGGGAATATTAGTATTGATTCGATAA
- a CDS encoding replication initiation protein: MSEILFQSNALTTAQYEMTALQKNIFYTVQSQLGADDLPGKEYLVRVRDIMSVTNTKNPYEDLRKATENMMQKIMTIAVPNGFIQVAPFSSVQYNTNEGTIAICIDSKLRPYLFNLENRITIFGYNEAMNIPGKYSKRLYEMLSQWKSMGLMKGTIVNLRAALKLEDKYPDWDNLKRRVLEPAVAEVNKHSDLFVKFYPERENRRIVLLKWTIKQKETHIITPTPSELEQKLISEFKLRPDQAKFVIENYEIVFIHRKLHEIVVKNASRRIQSMGAYTAKVFNVI, translated from the coding sequence ATGAGTGAGATCTTATTTCAGAGCAATGCCTTAACGACGGCTCAGTATGAGATGACGGCTCTCCAGAAAAATATATTTTATACTGTTCAATCACAGTTGGGAGCCGATGACCTGCCGGGGAAAGAATATCTTGTTCGGGTTCGTGATATTATGAGTGTTACCAATACTAAGAACCCGTATGAAGATTTGCGGAAGGCCACTGAAAACATGATGCAGAAGATCATGACGATTGCTGTTCCAAACGGGTTCATCCAGGTAGCCCCTTTTTCCTCTGTACAATATAATACAAATGAAGGAACAATAGCGATTTGCATAGACAGTAAGTTGCGTCCCTATTTGTTTAATCTGGAAAATCGTATAACTATTTTTGGTTATAACGAGGCCATGAATATTCCAGGTAAATACTCCAAGCGGTTATATGAAATGTTATCGCAATGGAAAAGTATGGGACTTATGAAGGGTACTATTGTCAATCTGCGCGCTGCACTAAAATTAGAGGATAAATATCCAGACTGGGATAATCTCAAGCGCCGGGTTCTTGAGCCAGCAGTAGCAGAAGTGAATAAGCATTCAGATTTGTTCGTTAAATTTTATCCAGAGCGCGAGAATCGTCGAATTGTCTTGCTCAAGTGGACCATAAAGCAAAAGGAAACGCATATTATCACGCCCACTCCATCAGAGTTGGAACAGAAGTTAATCAGTGAATTTAAACTTCGTCCCGATCAGGCGAAGTTTGTGATTGAAAATTATGAGATTGTCTTTATTCACAGAAAGCTTCATGAGATTGTCGTCAAGAATGCTTCCAGAAGAATTCAGTCCATGGGCGCTTATACGGCAAAGGTGTTTAATGTGATATAG
- a CDS encoding PAS domain-containing sensor histidine kinase: protein MTGDQRPLDRSKQLTERLDINLALQAADLGVWEIDLPTNQVLLDQRCCQLFGITSHQLSFSDTLHHIHPDDVEGVNQAMQWALNPQSDGNYQVSYRSIGQDGRTHWIRSTGRRYLDQRGQPIRLAGVSQELTQQVEAQQQEAAALQQSEDRFRVLIEEAPVATCLFVGRQLVIEVANQAMIQVWGKGPDVIGLPLAEALPELKDQHFLTTLDELFTTGKTYQAKGGRADLVIEGQLQTFYFNYDFKPLRTPGGEVYAILETAQDVTEQVLAQQRVEQSQQQLLTLFEQSPVGLATISASDELVFQWANSFYGELVARPPQDIVGKPLLDALPELTGQGFDEILKNVIATGNPFVAPEVAVGILRDGQLTTIYVDLTYQPQKGALGAVEAILVVATDVTQQVVTRKQIEESESKLRAIVATAPAGIGVFVGRDLVIENPNQTFIDIVGKGPHIAGLPLREVMPELLTEVQPFLQILDDVFTTGNSFISPSSLVKIVQNGVLTDNYYNISYSPIRNAAGEVYAILDIAIDVTEAVIAQQQLKVSEAFAQNLLYNSPVANVVLLGEDMLIHSINEGMLAMLGRDNSIIGMPFIAAMPELEPTPLLGRLRQVLTTGEAFQQPEERFELVRYGQPHTGYYQYIYTALRDALDQPTGVVITAIEVTTQVLARQQVEASEARYRTLSEDLEQQVLQRTQELAATNEELAANNEELEASNEEYAALNEELEEANSLLIRSNDNLQTFAYVASHDLQEPLRKIQQFGDLLRQRSGSTLGDGLPYLERMQAAASRMSALIRDLLTFSRISTQRDTSGPVALPAVIQVVLTDLELVIDETGARIEVDDLPTLEGDRSQLEQLFQNLISNALKFRKPGVVPLVQIRSRWLAAEHLPPTIKPARRAVAYHQLEVIDNGIGFDEKYLDRIFQVFQRLHGKSEYAGTGIGLAICAKVVTNHGGAISARSQPGQGAAFTIYLPV, encoded by the coding sequence ATGACCGGCGATCAACGGCCACTTGATAGAAGCAAACAACTCACCGAGCGACTGGATATTAATTTGGCCCTGCAAGCGGCGGATCTGGGCGTTTGGGAAATTGACCTCCCCACGAACCAAGTCTTGTTGGACCAGCGGTGCTGTCAACTCTTCGGCATTACCAGCCATCAGCTTTCCTTTTCCGATACACTGCACCACATTCATCCGGACGATGTCGAGGGGGTCAATCAGGCCATGCAATGGGCTTTGAATCCCCAATCAGATGGAAACTATCAGGTATCCTACCGCAGCATTGGCCAGGACGGCCGTACCCACTGGATTCGCTCAACGGGTCGGCGTTACCTCGATCAGCGGGGTCAGCCTATCCGCTTGGCGGGGGTATCCCAGGAACTAACGCAGCAGGTAGAGGCTCAGCAACAGGAGGCAGCGGCTCTCCAGCAGAGTGAAGACCGCTTTCGTGTCTTGATTGAAGAAGCACCCGTAGCCACCTGTTTGTTTGTGGGGCGGCAGCTGGTCATTGAGGTGGCCAACCAAGCCATGATCCAGGTGTGGGGGAAAGGACCCGACGTGATTGGCTTGCCGCTGGCCGAAGCCCTACCCGAACTGAAAGATCAACACTTTCTAACCACCCTGGATGAGTTGTTCACCACGGGTAAAACCTACCAGGCGAAGGGGGGTCGGGCCGACTTAGTGATCGAGGGTCAATTACAAACCTTTTACTTTAATTACGATTTCAAGCCCCTGCGCACTCCCGGGGGAGAGGTCTATGCCATTCTGGAAACGGCTCAGGATGTCACCGAGCAAGTGTTGGCTCAGCAACGCGTTGAACAGAGCCAACAGCAACTGCTGACTTTGTTTGAGCAGTCACCGGTGGGCCTGGCTACCATCAGTGCCAGTGATGAACTGGTGTTCCAGTGGGCTAATTCGTTTTACGGGGAATTAGTGGCTCGCCCACCCCAGGACATTGTGGGTAAACCCTTGCTGGACGCCCTGCCCGAGCTAACCGGCCAGGGCTTCGATGAGATCCTCAAAAACGTTATTGCGACGGGAAACCCGTTTGTTGCCCCTGAGGTGGCGGTCGGTATCCTGCGGGATGGCCAGTTGACAACCATCTACGTGGACCTGACTTACCAACCTCAGAAGGGAGCGCTGGGTGCTGTAGAGGCGATCCTGGTGGTCGCTACGGATGTGACTCAGCAGGTAGTGACGCGTAAACAAATTGAAGAAAGCGAAAGTAAGCTGCGGGCCATTGTGGCGACAGCTCCGGCGGGTATCGGCGTGTTTGTAGGGCGGGATCTGGTGATTGAAAATCCCAATCAAACCTTTATCGACATCGTGGGCAAGGGACCCCACATCGCCGGGTTACCTTTACGGGAGGTCATGCCCGAACTGCTCACCGAAGTCCAGCCGTTCCTGCAGATTCTGGACGATGTCTTTACCACGGGTAACTCCTTTATCTCACCGAGTTCGCTGGTGAAGATTGTGCAGAACGGGGTGCTGACGGATAACTATTACAATATTTCCTACAGTCCCATCCGGAATGCGGCTGGGGAGGTGTATGCCATTCTGGATATCGCCATTGACGTGACCGAAGCGGTCATAGCCCAGCAGCAACTAAAAGTCAGTGAAGCCTTCGCCCAAAACCTGTTGTATAATTCACCCGTCGCCAATGTGGTCCTGCTGGGGGAAGATATGCTCATTCACAGCATCAATGAAGGCATGCTGGCGATGCTGGGTCGGGATAACTCCATCATCGGAATGCCATTTATAGCCGCCATGCCCGAGCTTGAGCCGACTCCTCTGCTGGGTCGTCTCCGGCAGGTGCTCACCACGGGCGAGGCCTTTCAGCAGCCCGAAGAACGATTTGAGCTGGTGCGCTACGGCCAGCCCCATACGGGCTATTACCAGTACATCTACACGGCCCTTCGGGATGCGTTGGATCAACCCACGGGGGTGGTCATTACGGCGATTGAAGTGACCACCCAGGTGCTGGCCCGCCAGCAGGTGGAGGCTAGCGAAGCCCGATACCGAACCTTGTCCGAAGATTTGGAGCAACAGGTACTGCAACGTACGCAGGAGCTGGCGGCCACCAACGAAGAACTGGCGGCTAATAACGAAGAACTGGAAGCCAGTAATGAAGAATATGCGGCCCTGAATGAAGAGTTGGAGGAGGCCAACTCGCTGCTGATTCGTTCCAACGACAACTTGCAAACCTTTGCTTACGTGGCTTCGCATGACTTGCAGGAGCCCCTGCGCAAGATTCAGCAGTTTGGCGATCTTCTGCGTCAGCGGTCGGGTTCTACCCTGGGAGATGGCCTGCCGTATCTGGAACGGATGCAGGCCGCGGCATCGCGCATGTCGGCCCTCATTCGCGATTTGCTCACCTTCTCGCGCATCTCAACGCAACGAGACACGAGCGGACCCGTGGCGTTGCCCGCCGTTATACAAGTCGTACTGACCGATCTGGAGCTGGTCATTGATGAGACGGGCGCGCGGATCGAGGTGGACGATTTACCAACCCTGGAAGGTGACCGCAGCCAGTTAGAACAACTGTTCCAGAATCTGATCAGTAATGCCCTTAAGTTTCGTAAGCCTGGCGTGGTCCCCCTGGTTCAGATCCGGAGCCGTTGGCTCGCTGCGGAACACCTCCCGCCAACGATCAAACCAGCCCGGCGCGCGGTAGCTTATCACCAGCTTGAGGTCATCGACAATGGGATCGGTTTCGATGAGAAGTACCTGGACCGTA